The DNA sequence TCGAGGCCAGAATCTCTTCCATGGTCGGGTCGGCGGCACCCTTTGCGCCCTCGCCTTCCCGCTTCAACTCATCCGTCATCTCTTAATCCCCGCCGCTCAGGCGTCCCCAGCGACCGCCCAAGCTACGGCACGCACCCACCGAAAGAAAGAGGCGGCGCGTTTTCTGTCAACGGCGTGTCATCAATCGAAGCCGAACCAGCGGCCGCGGCTCTCGTCATAGTGCTTCACGGGATCGTAGCGGTCGCCCGACAGATTCAGGTTCTGGGCGGTCAGGCGGCCCACGGCGGACAGCAAGGTGAAGGCGGCGATATATTCGTCGCCCTGGGCCCGCACCAGGGCGACCTGGGAATTGAGCAATTCCTGTTCGGCGTTCAAGACATCGAGCACGGTGCGCGAGCCGACCGAGGATTCCTGCCGCACGCCTTCCAGCGCTAGGCTGTTGGCGGCGACCGCCTGCTTCTGCGAGACGATCACGGCCCGCGCCGCTTCGAGCTGGTCGAAAGCGTTCGAGGCCGACTCGATCACCGTGCGCTGGGTCTCGG is a window from the Oleomonas cavernae genome containing:
- a CDS encoding TolC family protein — protein: MAELSRAEEQSTNGSRTDQAALQVQVTVPLYQSGAEYATIRQNQQTASQRLSQVSETQRTVIESASNAFDQLEAARAVIVSQKQAVAANSLALEGVRQESSVGSRTVLDVLNAEQELLNSQVALVRAQGDEYIAAFTLLSAVGRLTAQNLNLSGDRYDPVKHYDESRGRWFGFD